The following are encoded together in the Pectinophora gossypiella chromosome 14, ilPecGoss1.1, whole genome shotgun sequence genome:
- the LOC126372567 gene encoding ATP synthase subunit d, mitochondrial codes for MAKRFTQSSINWSALAERVPAEQRVNLTGFKAKSDGYLRRVLANPPEAPKIDWALYKKTVPIPGMVDTFQKQYEALKIPYPADTQSAKVDAQWAEVKKAIDAFIAVSNANIAKYEKEIAETKALLPYDQMTMEDFRDAYPNEALDPINRPSYWPHSPEEALDYVDPEKQAHAAHH; via the exons ATGGCGAAAAGGTTTACTCAGAGCTCGATTAACTGGTCTGCCCTGGCCGAGAGGGTCCCGGCCGAGCAGAGAGTTAACCTGACTGGTTTCAAAGCCAAGTCTGATGGTTACCTCCGAAG GGTGTTGGCTAACCCCCCTGAGGCGCCGAAGATCGACTGGGCTCTGTACAAGAAGACCGTGCCCATTCCTGGTATGGTGGATACCTTCCAAAAGCAGTATGAAGCTCTGAAGATTCCCTACCCCGCAGACACCCAGTCCGCTAAGGTCGACGCTCAATGGGCTGAAGTTAAGAAGGCCATTGATGCCTTTATTGCTGTTTCTAATGCTAACATTGCCAA gTACGAAAAGGAAATCGCCGAGACCAAGGCCCTCCTGCCATACGACCAGATGACAATGGAAGACTTCCGTGATGCCTATCCCAATGAGGCTCTGGACCCGATCAACAGACCGTCCTACTGGCCCCACAGCCCTGAGGAAGCACTTGACTACGTTGACCCAGAGAAGCAAGCTCATGCCGCTCATCACTAA